A segment of the bacterium genome:
AGTCCCCGCCGACGCGTACGACGCGCTGGCCGCGGTGGCACGTTCGTTCGTGGGCGAAATCGCGCAGGAAGTGCCGGCGTTCTCGGCGGTCAAGCGCGGCGGCGAACCGCTCTACCGAAAGGCGCGCCGCGGCGAGGACGTGGTCGCGCCCACGCGAGCGGTTACCGTGTACCGCCTCGACGTCGAGAGCGTGGAGCCGCCGACTTTCACCGCCTTCGTCGAGTGCGGCGGCGGCACGTACGTACGCGCGCTCGCCCGGGATATAGGCCGCAAGTTGGGCGTAGGCGGTTACCTCGTCGACCTGACGCGCCTCGCCGTGGGGTCGTTCGCCCTCGCGGACGCGCTTCCCCAGGACCGCCTCGCGAGCGCGGCCCCGGACGAAATATTCGCGGCGCCGCATTTCACGGCCGCCGCGGAGTTGTTGCCGGAGTTGGCGGCGGCGGGGCTTTCCTCGGCCCAGGTGGCGGACGTAGTGCACGGTCGCTTCGTACCGGCGCCGGGGAACGTACGCCCGGGCGACGCGGTTCGCCTGCTGGCTCCGGACGGCGGCCTTGTCGGCATCGGCGTCGCCGCGGAAGGAGGCCGCGTCAAACCGGACGCGGTTCTGGTAAAACCCGACGAGTTGGGTGGAGGTTAAATGCGACCGAAGCGACTCGTAGATTTACACCTCCACAGCTCGTTCTCCAGCGACGGCCAATATACGCCGGCGGAGCTGGTCCGCATGGCCGCGGAGAAGGGGTTGGCCGCTGTCGCCCTTACGGACCACGACGACGTCGGCGGCCTGCCGGAGTTTATGGCCGCCGGCGCCGCGAGCGCGGTGGAAACCATCCCGGGCGTAGAGCTGACCTGCGACCTGGGCCGGCGTTGGGTGCACATCCTCGGGTATTTCATCGATTGGGAAGCGGACGCTATAACCGGGGCCATAGCCGCGTTGACCGCCGCCAGGCGGCGGCAGGCCGCGGGCCGGCTGGCGATTTTAAGGAAGCTGGGCATAGTCGTCGACGACGAGAAGCTCGCGCGGGAGGCGCGGGGCCAACCGCCGGTAGGGCCGGTCATAGGCCGCGTGGTGTTGAACGACCGGGGTAACGACGGCCACCCGCAGCTCGAGCCGCTGCGCCGGCCCCCCAAGGCTGCGGCCCCCTACTTCCACTTCGATCGCGACCTCTTGTCCCACGGCAAGCCGGCCTACTTCCCGGTGGCGCGGATGTCGCCGGCCGAGGCGGTCGAGGTTATTCGGGCGTCGGGCGGCGCCGCCGTCTTCGCGCACCCGGGCGACAAGTTCCGCCTGCCGGAGGACGAACCGGTCTTCGCGGAATTGGCCGCGGCCGGGATGGCCGGTATCGAGGCCTATTGTTCGTATCACGACGACGAGCAGGGGCGGGCGTTCGCGGCGCTGGCGCGTCGTCTGGGGCTCGTTGCCACCGCCGGCTCGGACTTCCACGGCCCGCTGGTCAAACCCCACGTCGAGATGGGAGACGTGAGCCATAACGACTACGCCGTCGTCGACGCCCTCCGGAGCCGCCGCCCGGCGGAAGCGGTCCGATGAGGCGCCTCGCGGGAGCGTTGCTGGTTATGGCGGCCGCGGCCGGTGCGGCGAACGGCCCGCTGGTGGCCGCGGCCGCGGACCCGTCGGCCTTGCAGTTTAACCAAAAGGTCGACCTGTATTACCTGGGCCGCGTGGGCCGGGTGCACCTGTTCTGCGGCGCGGCGGCCGGGGCGGTGGGCGACACGGTGCTGCCGCTCGCGGCCGGCCGCTTCTACTACCGCGTCGAGGGCACCCCGGCGGAGGCGCTCGCGCCGTTCGGCGAGGTCTTGCTCGAGGACGGCGGCGAAATCCTGTTGGGCCGGCAATACGGCTTCGTTTACGACAAGCCGATGAAGTCGCTTAACGCGCCGTGGCGACTCCTCGTTCCGACGCACGTAGCGGAACCCGCAGCCCGGCCGGCGCCGCCGCTGCCCGCAGCCGACGGTCGCATTCAATACCTGCTTAGCCGCATAAGAACCGAAGACATCAAAGAGGAGCTCGGCGCGTTGACGGCGTTCCCCACGCGGTATTCCTTTTCGCCATACATGGAGAAGGCCGCGGCTTTCCTCCACGACCGCCTTTCCTCCTACGGCCTGGCGCCGCGCTACGACGTCTTCATTACGGCCCACGACCTCGACTCATGCTTCTTCCTCCCCGGCACGAAGCGGGGGTGGGTGGTCGGGGCTTCGGGGCTCATCTTGCGCACCGACGACGGCGGCTCGAGCTGGGTCATACAGAAGAGCGGTACCGAAGAGGAACTGGTCGACGTCTTCTTCGTCGACCAAACGTACGGGTGGATAGTAGGCGCGAACGGGACCGTCCTCAAGACCGCGGACGGCGGCTCGAGCTGGCGCCGCATGCCCAAGCCGACCGACCGCCACCTCACCGGCGTCCACTTCGTAAGCCGGCTCGAGGGCTGGGCCTGTGGCACGGGGGGCGTTATCCTGCACACCGACGACGGCGGCTCAAGCTGGGAGCGGCAGCCGAGCGGCATCAGCGATACCCTCTTCGAGATCCAGTTTCTCGACGACCGGTGCGGTTACGCCGTGGGGTGGCACGGCGAGGTCCGGCGGACCGACGACGGCGGCGCGACGTGGGTACGGCGCCGGACGCCCTTCTCGGACCCGCAGTCGCCGGCGGAGGTCGTCGAGCTGACGGGCCTAAGCTTCATATCGCGGGACGAAGGTTGGGTGGTCGGCAACCATTACGACGTCATCCTGCACACCGACGACGGCGGCTCGAGCTGGGAGGTGCAGCGGTACGACGTCGCGAACGGCACGTATCTGGGCGCGGTCCATTTCTTCGACGACATGACGGGCGTGGCGGTAGGCGGCGGCGAGAAGGGCGCGGCGTTCCGGACGACGGACGGCGGCGCGAGCTGGCGCAAGGTCGACATACCCGCCGACTTCCCCCTTACCGGGATATCCTTCGCCTCGACGAGCGAGGGTTGGGCGTGCGGCTACGGCTCGTGCGTCGACTACACCGCGGACGGGGGCTCGAGCTGGCTCAACTTACGCGACAACTTGCCCGAGGAACTCGGTTGGAAGAACGTCGTGTGCGACGTCCCGGGCCGTCGGGAACCGGACGAGCAGTACCTCGTTGTCGCTCACTACGACAGCATCTCGGACGAGCCGCAACGTCTGGCCCCCGGCGCGGACGACAACGGCTCGGGAACGGTAGCGGCGCTCGCGGTGGCGCGGGCGCTGGCGACCTCCCGCCTAGAGCGCACGGTTCGGATTATACTTTTCGCCGGCGAAGAGCAGGGCCTGGTGGGCAGCCGCGATTACGCGCGGCGCGTCAAAAGCCGGGGCGACGACGTCCGCGCGGTGTGGAACATGGACATGGTGGGGTACGTCGGCGACGGCCCCCGCGACGCGCGGTTGTATTACAAAGACGACTCGAGGTGGATGTATGAGGCCGGGGCGCGCGCGAGCCGGCTGTACGTGCCGGAGCTGATGCTCGCCGGCGAGAACAACCCGTTCAAAGCCAACAGCGACCACTACTCCTTCTGGCAGCAGGGCTACGCCGCCGCGTACCTCAACGAGGACTCGAGCGGCGGCGGGTATCCCCACTACCACAAGACTACCGATACGATGGACCACCTGGACCTGCCGTTCGTCGCCGCGAACGCGCGGCTGGCCGCCGCGACCGTGGCGGGATGGGCGGGCTTGATGGACGAAGGGCCGGCGCTGTCGCTGGACGCGGTCCGCGTTTACCCCAACCCCTACAAACCGTCGGCGTCGTCGGCGCGGGGCGTCACGTTCGACAACGTACCCTCGGAGGCCGCGATAAGCGTCTACAACCTCGCCGGCGACCGCGTGGCCGAGGGAAGGCCCGACTCGGGCGGCGTATGGGCGTGGGGCGCGGACGTGGCATCGGGGGTTTACCTATACGTTATGGAGCGCGA
Coding sequences within it:
- the truB gene encoding tRNA pseudouridine(55) synthase TruB; the encoded protein is MAAPTIGGLVNVNKNRGPTSHDVVDVARRALGTRRVGHAGTLDPAAHGVLLILFGRVTRLARFFGGYKKQYRAIVKLGAETSTGDDEGEVLYKRGVPADAYDALAAVARSFVGEIAQEVPAFSAVKRGGEPLYRKARRGEDVVAPTRAVTVYRLDVESVEPPTFTAFVECGGGTYVRALARDIGRKLGVGGYLVDLTRLAVGSFALADALPQDRLASAAPDEIFAAPHFTAAAELLPELAAAGLSSAQVADVVHGRFVPAPGNVRPGDAVRLLAPDGGLVGIGVAAEGGRVKPDAVLVKPDELGGG
- a CDS encoding PHP domain-containing protein: MRPKRLVDLHLHSSFSSDGQYTPAELVRMAAEKGLAAVALTDHDDVGGLPEFMAAGAASAVETIPGVELTCDLGRRWVHILGYFIDWEADAITGAIAALTAARRRQAAGRLAILRKLGIVVDDEKLAREARGQPPVGPVIGRVVLNDRGNDGHPQLEPLRRPPKAAAPYFHFDRDLLSHGKPAYFPVARMSPAEAVEVIRASGGAAVFAHPGDKFRLPEDEPVFAELAAAGMAGIEAYCSYHDDEQGRAFAALARRLGLVATAGSDFHGPLVKPHVEMGDVSHNDYAVVDALRSRRPAEAVR
- a CDS encoding M20/M25/M40 family metallo-hydrolase, yielding MRRLAGALLVMAAAAGAANGPLVAAAADPSALQFNQKVDLYYLGRVGRVHLFCGAAAGAVGDTVLPLAAGRFYYRVEGTPAEALAPFGEVLLEDGGEILLGRQYGFVYDKPMKSLNAPWRLLVPTHVAEPAARPAPPLPAADGRIQYLLSRIRTEDIKEELGALTAFPTRYSFSPYMEKAAAFLHDRLSSYGLAPRYDVFITAHDLDSCFFLPGTKRGWVVGASGLILRTDDGGSSWVIQKSGTEEELVDVFFVDQTYGWIVGANGTVLKTADGGSSWRRMPKPTDRHLTGVHFVSRLEGWACGTGGVILHTDDGGSSWERQPSGISDTLFEIQFLDDRCGYAVGWHGEVRRTDDGGATWVRRRTPFSDPQSPAEVVELTGLSFISRDEGWVVGNHYDVILHTDDGGSSWEVQRYDVANGTYLGAVHFFDDMTGVAVGGGEKGAAFRTTDGGASWRKVDIPADFPLTGISFASTSEGWACGYGSCVDYTADGGSSWLNLRDNLPEELGWKNVVCDVPGRREPDEQYLVVAHYDSISDEPQRLAPGADDNGSGTVAALAVARALATSRLERTVRIILFAGEEQGLVGSRDYARRVKSRGDDVRAVWNMDMVGYVGDGPRDARLYYKDDSRWMYEAGARASRLYVPELMLAGENNPFKANSDHYSFWQQGYAAAYLNEDSSGGGYPHYHKTTDTMDHLDLPFVAANARLAAATVAGWAGLMDEGPALSLDAVRVYPNPYKPSASSARGVTFDNVPSEAAISVYNLAGDRVAEGRPDSGGVWAWGADVASGVYLYVMERDGEKRVGKVAIVK